The sequence TAAGGGTTTATGGTATTGGAAAATGTGTTAGCATGGATGAAAGTCTTGCTATCACATGGAGAGTTGGGATAAGCAATTATTTTTCAGCATGGAAAgataactagtggagtgccatAAAGAGCATTACTTAACCCTCAGTCATATGTTATCTATATTAAGGATTGGAAAAGGGGGCAGATTGGAAGTTGTTCAAGTTGGTTGATGACTCGGAAATAGATGAGAGAACATGGAGTTTCTGTGGGAAAGTATGCAGTCACACACTTCACTTGGATGAATCATAAGGCAGACTATTATATAAatagaaagagactgcagatgatgatgcataaagggatctgggtgttcttatgtataaaacacaaaatattagCAAACAGGTGCAACAATTAACTAAGGTAACTGAGATATTGACATTTATTGCTAGAAGGAATAGggtttaaaaatagaaattgttgcaattgtacagggtgttagtgaggACACACCTGGAGtgttttgtgcagttttggtccccttatttataCCAgcgttggaagcagttcagaagggATTCATGGGGCTATCTTGTCATGGGAGAGGGTTATCCTATCACAACTTCTAAAAAAAGGTAGATCTACACTCTAAAGAGAATAATCAGGGATGATCTTCGAGAAAGATataaacatacaagatcctaaggggcatTGACAAGacagatgctgagatgtttccattagttagAGAGTCTCAAATGAAGGAACACAGTTAAAGATAAGGGAGCCATCACTTATAATTGAGGTACGGAGgcatttcttttcacagaaggtgtgaatctctggaattctccagctCATAGGGCCATGGAGGCTAgaataaatgcaggaaattaaaGGAGTTATATATACCTTTTTGAATgtttggggaattgaaaactatgtggaattggcacagaagagaaattaAGGCCTGGGGCAAATCGGCCATGGcagcagcctactcctgctcctattttcttgtatttttataTTCTTGTAGCTCATCATTTAACTCTGGGGCATATGCCTTCGCCTCTGATATTAGAACTACTTTTTCCATTCTCTTCATTATATCATCTCTGCCCTTCAAAACACATTGTGCACTTCCAGGTCTAACATTCTGCTACTACCAGTAAAAGTCTATTTCCAACACAATACTGAACAGATATAGAAACATGTATATGATTTCCCCCTCTATATTTCCATTATACCCAAAAGGGTTCCATTTTCCTTGTTGTAGTTTGCTTCAAAAGTAATCTGTGTAAATTCTATGGTTAGTTTTAAGGATCGATTATGTCAAATTGAGCCCCTTATGTCAAGTGGCTGAAGTCTGTTCAAGGCAGTCGTCAACCTAATGGATAGCGATCTCATTGATACAACCACACCTGTAATTTCAATTGCCACTTATTACATAATATTACTAAAAGCAAACTAGAGACTCTGACCATGTTAATAATAGGATGCAGTAGAAACAGGCTGAAATGTGGTGCTCGCTTATAATTACTAATGATTCTTATTAAATATAACATATATTCCTCTACCCCCATATTACAAGCTTAATCATACCGAGAATTAAAAACGTTCTCATTGAGCTGACCGAAATAATGCATGGAAGTCCTTTCTGGAGTACTGGCCAATATTAACTAACGTAAACTTTTATATGATAATTATCTGTatcatcttgctgtgcacaaattgaacaTTAGTTACTACATATAACAAAACTAAACGTACTTTAAACAAACACACTTGGCTGTAAGGTACTTTGCGAAGTCCTTTAATCCCAGGCATTGGCAGCTGTGGGGGTTTCCTGAACTGCGCAGCATGGTGTTGCCTAGCAACAGCTCCAGCCGTCGGAGACTCCTGTCTCTGTGGCTTTTGATAAAGTTGCAGCTTGTTGAAACCGGAAGTCGCGCTGGCCACCAAGATGGCGGCCCTTGGGATTGACGTGGAAGATGAAAGTATTCTGGCTTCTATCTTCAGGGATTCTTTCCCGGAGAACTGGAGGGAGAACCCGGACTTCACGATGTATTTGTCCGAGCTCAGCTCGTACGGAGTGGACAAGCTGAACCGCGAGCCCGAGCGGCTGGCGGAGGAGCGGGCCCAGATCCTGCAGCAGACCCAAGAACTGGCCTTCTGCAATTACAAAACGTTCATCAAAACGGCGGAGTGCACCAAGGAAATCTACCGCGACTTCGGGCTGGTGGAGAAGCACGTCTCCGCCGTGCTGGACAAGCTGCCTGGGCTGAGCGAGAAATGCAAGCAGTTCATCAAGGAGACAGAGGAGACCGGCGCCAGCAGAAGGATGAACAGCCTGACCCTGAACCGTCACACCGAGATCCTCGAAATCCTGGAGATCCCGCAACTCATGGATACCTGCGTTAGGAACTGCTACTACGAGGAGGCTCTTGAGTTAGCCTCTTACGTAAAGAGATTGGAGAAGAAGTACTCTTCTATACCCGTCATACAGGTATTAGTCTCCTAGAGCTTTAGAGTTGTCATTTAATAAGACTGGAAATAGATGCAGTTGACAAGCTGAAAATAAGCTTTCGACAAAGTGCATGTGTGTAACACAAAACAACTATCTGGAAGATACCTTTTTAAAGAGTCACGGAATCGTGCAACACTTAAACaaatccttcagcccactgaatctctgCCAACTGTAAACTAATCATGTACCCTAATCCTGTGTGAatccccttttattctctccacattcccatcgactcttCCCGATTCACCTACACTAACACACAGCGGGCAACTGacctaccgacccacacatcttttggatgtgggaggaaaccaaagctcTGCCACTGTATTGCCCACTAATCCTTGAaaagcttgattttttttaatttcaagtaTTTTAGTCTTTTCTGCTCACCttgggttttgttttaaataaggtGATGTAAATAAGCTTTTTAAAATGGACTGCTTTataaaaatagtttttaatgACATTTTCTCACACAGGGAATAGTGAATGAAGTACGTTCCTCTGCACAGCTGATGTTAAACCAGCTCATCCAGCAGTTACGCACCAATATCCAACTTCCTGCTTGTCTCCGGGTCATAGGCTATTTGAGGAGAATGGATGTTTTCACTGAAGCAGAATTAAGAATAAAGTTTCTTCAAGCACGTGATGCCTGGTTGAAATCCATACTTGGCTCCATATCAGATAGTGATCCTTATTTCCATATAACAAAGACAGTTGAAGCTTGCCGAGTTCATCTGTTTGACATCATCACTCAGTATCGTGCTATTTTCTCAGATGAAGATCCATTGCTACTGTCCAACAATCACACTGTGAATGAAAGTGCCATTTTCCATGGATGGGTGGTGCAAAAGGTTTCCGAGTTTCTGGGAACCCTGGAACTGGACCTTCAGAAGGGAGTTGGTAGCCGTTTAGATTCATTGCTAGGCCAGTGTATGTATTTTGGACTTTCTTTTAGTCGTGTTGGAGCAGATTTTCGTGGACAGCTTGCCCCTATGTTTCAGAAAGTTGCTATGAATACTTTTGCGAAAGCTGTTCAAGAGGCTGTGGAGAAGTTTCAAGAAGACATGAATTTGTATACCTTAATTTCTCCCCCATCGATGTTGGGGAGTACCATCCCTATAACTCTGCCAACTGAACAGCCAGGAACTCTGCAACCTCCAATGGTGCTTCTAGACTTCCCTCCATTGGCATGTTTTCTAAATAACAATTTGGCAGCTTTTAATGACCTTCGTCTCTGCTGTCCCGTGGCACTTGCACAGGAAGTAGCTATGTGCTTGGAAGATGGTCTTGTGAAGGTATTTCTGTTATCATTGCAAGAAAATTAAACTCTAATacaaaaatatctttaaatgAAGTGCTAATGAGTAAGCTTAGAGACACAAATGTTCTGTTGCAATTTAGGTTAATTGAAATATCACTGTTTCCTCTTCTTATTAGCCATCTTTTTTGCCTCAAGTGTTAATGTCATCTTGTTTTTTCTTGTATCTAAAATTGTCAAATCCCACAGTGCATCATCCCTCTAGGGCAAAAATTAGTGATTGGCCCAGTGTACCTATTGAATTATCAAATATCCAAGTCAAAAGCAGAGATAATAGTGGGGTGATTCAGAACTTGGTTAAGAGAAATGACTAATGAGAAGATATCAGTGTAGATGAGGAAAATTCTGGAATCTTGAGCCTGGTGATTAAAGAAATGGAACTAATATATGTGATTGGGGATGGATGAGCAAGATTTGCTTCAGGATAGTTTGGAACATGAGCAGCAAAGTCTTGGACAGTGACAAGACTTACTGGAAATTTTGTTGGTAAATCTACCCCAAAACTCTTTTACTTGTCTAATGATGGAGCCTGTGTAGAAGCAAATTTGTCTTCTTTTTAAAACAAGTAAAATAATGTTTTcagtgaacttttggaatttgAGAAATTTTATTACTAACTATCCCAATGTTTTCCCCTGAATATCTCTATTAACTATTAATGTAGAATCTGTCTCACCTTCACCACTTGACATGGCCACCTGCAGGTCTCTGCTTTTTCATTAATAGCATTCAAACCCCTGTTACCTCAGCACTCATTTGGTAGGATTTCTTTGCACCTAGAAGAACTTTCAATTCCACTATAGAGCTTTCAGATATGATTTTCCTTGCAGGATAAATTAAACACTTTGCTTCcttggattattttttaaaatatatgttgGTTAGCTATTTCGTACTCATTGCAATTTGGAGAACTTTGTTATGTTTCAAATTTACTATAACTTTTACCTGACCTAATCCTTGACTCTTACCACCTTTTCTATTACTGGCATTAAATTTTCACTGACATTCCATTCTCTTCTAGTTctatccatgctgcatctgctaGAATAATCCCACTCGAGTTTTTATTCAGTTTGGAATATGGGGGTTAATGCAAATGCCAGCATTTTGTTGCCAAAAACTTTTAGGTTAGTAATTAAAGGCTGACTTGATCCTTGGGAATGAATTGCTTAAAGTCAGCGTATTGTACTGTAACTGACCTTCAAAGCATTTTGGTCAAAACTGAGAACAGAAGTCTGTTAAATCAATATGATCTGTTTTAAGGGAACGCAGTGGGGAGGAGAAATTGCATACCTGACCTGTGCGGTACACTCTGCTTGTTATAGCAATGATAGATCTGGAGGAACCAACAGCCTTATCATTCTTTTGAAGTAGAATGTTaagtattgcaaaaaaaaattttgtttgctaattaATTTTTTCTTTGTAGGTTACAAAGCTAATTCTTGCTTTTCACCGAGCAGAGGAAACTGCCTTCAGTGTGAAAGAACAGGAACTGTTTGTCCAGTTCTGTGTTACATTCACCGAAGATCTGGTCCCCTACTTGAACAGATGTTTACAAGTGCTTTTTCCACCAGCACAACTAGCACAGATTCTTGGTATGTACTTTGCTGTTCCTTACAATGTATAATATTTCAATTGTGTTCAATTAATCTTGTTGAATCACAATCCTGCAACATTACTGACAATTGTATATCCTTTGTGTTATgtatttccatttccttttgtttttggcaGGTGTTCCTCCCACTCAGGTTCATAAATATGGCTCCATTGGTTCCATTAATAAAGGTGTTATTCTAGAGCTGCTTGATTTTATCCTCCCCAAAAAAGAAATCATAATTCCACCCAAGAACGGTCTTGATGAGGAACTAGAACAGATCCTGACAGTAGAATCCACCTTGCACAGCCCTGGATTAGAACCAAAAAGTGAGATACTGAGTGAACAATATTCTCCAGTGTTATCTTCTGCTGTGCTGAGTGGTGGAACAGAGCAAGTAAAGCCAGGCATGCCTGATGTTGTTGGCCAGCGAGCAGAAGGTACTTCACCACAATCTTTGTTATAGGTCTGTTTTTAAGTTAGAAATTATGACTGTATATGCCTGTAATTGGGATCTGGGAACACTGGATTGGGATCATTTGTCTTTAAAATgcgaaaaaaggaaaataaaagatctTGGTAGTCAGCCAAGGTGAGTTATGAATCAATATTTTTCCAACAGATTTATTAATGTAAGCTTTTAATAATGTTAACAGTTGATAAATATAATTTTCCTTATGAAATCAGACACTTTGCTATCAAATCATCTCTGAGAATTTCACTGTCTGATGTAAACCATTGTATAAAATGAGAACTGAGAAACCAATGCTTGAATGTCTGCTTAAAAAAACTAAGTTGGTCTGAAAGTTCTGCTAGGTGCTTACTGCCTATTTCTGCCTGCTGGTTGACTGCAGTAGTTCATGCTCCAGCATTGCTCTCCTTGAGTAGTGTGCGACAcaatgatgcagctagtagagctgctacctgaCAGCTCCAGtaatctaggttcaatcctgatctccaatgTGGgtagcttgcatgttctccctgtgattaaaTGGGTTTTtcccccacatcctaaagatgtgtggatAAGTTAAATGGCCACTAAATTACACTAGTGCATATGTAAGTGGCAGAATCTaatggatttgatgggaatgtggggagaataaaatgggattagtgtaagatcaATGTGGATGGGGACTTGATGATCATTGCAGACCTGTTGGACTgccaggcctgtttctgtgctatatcaccCTATGACACGAATTCATATTGGAGTACAAATGGGCAGTTCCCAGTGATCAGCTCAACAGAAAttcacaattttttaaatattcgCACAGGCTTGTATAGAAACACGAAATTCTGCAGTTATGAAGCTAAAAGCCAGCAGGTCTCTGCAGAAAACATTTTAGCAAAAATTTAAGGcacttgtttttctttatttgggGCCTTCTtttttgaagttctgttctcagaATGTTAATTAACTCTAACACTATTAATGATAGAATAACGAATAAGCATTCTTCCATGGTATCAATCATCCACTCCAGAAATGTGAAATCACTTGTTTGGGGGAAGAAATGAACTTGACAAAAAGAATTAATGAATTGACATTAAATCTGATCTAGATAAGCAACTAGAATGACATTGTATCTTTTTAACAATTCATATTTTGGTAATTGATGGTTTACAGGACTTGCATGGCGCTGTTCTGAAAGCATTTTACAAAAGGCTGGTGGAAATTCTGTGAAACTAAAACTTGTTAATGGTTATGAAACATTGATTATAGGCAAGTGTGATGTGACATACAGCAATATTGATATGTGAAACACAATAAATTATTTGTTACTTAAAATTCCCAAAGCATTTTTTCCACTATTTCAATATAGGATGGAAGgtgctttaaaaattatttctaggACTCAAAAATACTTAGTCATGTTAAAGTGTCAATTGGTTAAACTAATTGCTTCCAAACCCTGGTACAGAATAACTATAAGGTCTGAGACCCTTTCCTGTCAATTGAGAAATTTTATCCAATCTAATTTCTGGATTCTAATTTATTCAATCGGGTTTAAAAACAGTGCAGCAGAGGTCCACTGAGTTGAAGAGGAGCATGGGAGACTTGAGGTCATTGTACATGCTGAGTGATGGTGGTGACCAACTGAGATACTCCCACTCCTGCAAGATGAATCCATGTCCAGGAGCTGGAAAAACACATGCTGAGACCCATCAATCTTCCTGCAGAACACTAGGAAGCTACAATCTTCTGATATCAGTTCGTCCTGGAGTTTTGAGAAGTTCAGCAGGTCTTGGCTAGGCCATCGGCTTTGAGTGGCATAACTGGGGCAATTAGGGAATAACTCTAAAGAGCGTAACAGCAGTTGTCAGTGTATGACTTTGATGTTGGAAAATGCAAACAATAACAGCTGGAGAGTGGGGGAGTGAAGAGGAAGGTGATGAAAAGGGAAGGAGGGCTTAGAGGGGCCAAGGAGTGACTGAAGAAAGGCGATCAAGATAGAGGGGAATGTGAGCTGAGGAAAAGGGCGTGGACAATACtgagtgcatctgtgtgtgtagAGTGTGCATTATGTCCCCAGTGGAACCTGACCTCCATTTGGCTTGGGCCTCCCTGCCTTTGGACCAAGACCCTGCTCTGGTATGCAATCCCTGAAAGAATTTGTGCACGGACATATTTCACTCCTCATCCTGTGTCCATGAACTGCCTAAGCAGAAGAATTAAAAGATCAAGGATTCTGAAAGGTCAAATCATGCTTGAGAATTATTTTGATAATGTAAAAGTTGCATAGGGCTTGGATTTTTCTTCTTTGTAGATCAGCTCCCAGATGAGCTTCAGAAGGCATTTGtagtgttttaaatttttaatttcaacAGCCAATGGAGGTTGGGGGAAAAGATCTGCACTGAAGAATTGAGTAAAGCCAAGGGCTATGATCAACACTGAGACCATCAAAGTCTCTTCTAGAAAAGCTAAGTGAATAttggggtccagaacaccaggggtcaggcaCACGGGTAGGTTTGTGGCTGGAACCAGAGTTCTTGTAATTTCTCACACCCTTTAAATTCAGTGTTCACTAGAAAATTTAGAATACTacgtaacatttttttttaaaaaaagtgtgtttggtattaataggagtagTATCCAATAGTCTGgtaaaatctgctagtctgggaCTACCAACATCTGAAGGTTGCTGATTACTGGAGTTTACCTCCAATCTGGATAAATGTTTTCCTAGTtgccatttttttaatatttgctaTCCAGTCACCAATTTGTCCTTTAACTCTGCAAGTCCTAACATTTGTCCCATGGCCATTGTGTGCAGCTATGCAGTAGCCCTTTTGACAATCCAAGCCCTACTCAACTTTTACATTATCAAAATAATTCTCGAGTTAAACGTGATTTGACTCTTGAGTCCTTGATCTTTCAATTTTCATTCTCTGGACACTGAGGGAAAAAGTCAGCACCTTTCTTGCCATAACTGTTAAACTGACTAGGCTATGGACCCCAGGTTTTGTTTAATGCCCCTTTATGTACAGCAGCAAGATTATCACATTTAAGCACAAAATTTGATGCATGCAGTCAAATATTTGTATTAACACAGCATAAATCATTAAGTCTTTCAAAAGTGGTTCAGGATCACAGAGACCCAAGAGTTCacctgcatttgtctttgaaggtggcagtacaATTTGATAAGCCTAAAGCAGCATGTGAAACACATTGTTTTAGAAAGGGAGACATGGTACCTTCAACTTACCAGTTAGATTTCAATTGGAATGTGTGTTTGGTTTATCAAGagtgtgcaggaaagatttacaaggtaaAGAAAAAGGGAACTTCAGTTCTACAGTAACACtacagaagctgggattgttccttTCAGGGGCGGGAGGTGGGGGTTGGAAGAAGTGAAGGGAGAATGTATGTGTTCATAACTGAGTCATTTTTAGTCAgtaaggagaaattgtttccaccGCAGTACGAGTTGGTATTCAGAGAGCACGGATTTAAGTTTATTGACACAGAAATTAACCAGCTATAGCAGATATTTTGATATCACCATACAACTACAAGTGAAGGTAAAGTAATAAATTTAATTAGATCTTTATTCTAATGTTGGGAGAGAAAACTTAATTTGCTTTAAACTTTACAGAATTACTATCAAACTGTATATAATCACATATCTGGAAATAGCACAATTTCTACTGATGATTCTTCATCTACATTACTGCAAATCTAAAAttgattaaattatttgaataatAGTTTTCATTGCTGATGCCATAATCACCACtaattctaaaaaaaattcacaatacTTTAGTGCATTTTTTAAGTTGATTCAACTAAAGATGAAACTGTTAAATCTAGTATATAAAATGCAGTCAGTTTTTCTCACCATTAATACCATGGGGAAATGTGGCATTGTGTAAAATAAGAATGGCTTAGATCAAAATTCATCAAAAAGTTGTATACATTGAAACCTTTGCATAAAATGTTAGTATATTTTTAACATCCTTAAAGATTGTCAGACAGTTAATTAACTTTTTTCCTCAGCGTCGCACAGTGGACAACTAGTGCATAAATATTATAAACAGATTGTCACAAGTTTAAATGTCAGCATTTGGAAGCTGACAAACTAATTGGAAAGATTATTCTGTCATGAATGCACATTAATAGATCTAAAGTAATTGTTTAGAAAATTTGTTTGAAACAACATGAGAAAAATATTGAAGTGAATGTTTTAACTTTGAGATAAAATTATTAAAGTTTGCAAATGTTGCATTAAAATGTAACCAAAGAGAATTCGGATTTAAATGACCCGAGAGGCATTCAGCACCCATTGGAAGGAGCATTTCAAATCATGACTTTGTGGACAATGTGCTGACAGAAAAGatcaggcatcattagcttaattagttcaacacaacatcatgggctgaagggcctgttcctgtgctgtactattctttgTACTTAACATGTGCATCCCTCAGCAGACTACCTACTTCAGTCCTGTGCCGTCCCTCATTATCAAAAAGTTGAAAAAGCCTTGTGTTAACTAGAAAAGGCTAATACCTCAGGAATGGCTGAAGTCCTAAAACTTGGTAGAAAGGAACTTTGGCCACAAATTCTGTGTCTCATTCTCACATCAGAGGCCTTGTAATTgtgaccattttcaagaaaggaaacaaatttgATTGTAGCAACAACAAAGAGGTCTCTCTACTAGTTATTACAAACAAAATCCTTCAACCGCCTCCTCCAAAGGGGAAGAGTTTCTCCCTGAACTGTAGTGTGGACTTTGTCACATTAGGTATGATGTAATAACTAACTGCAaatatcatcattagccactatACATGgttttcttgacctcacaaaagcATTTGACTACATCAAGCAAAAGGGGCTGTGTTAAATTTGGCTGCCCTGAAGTTTCTTTCCAACCTCCTTCTACAATACAGTGGGTTACAAGCCATGATTTTAACCAGTGCTCCAAAACTATCCCAATCAATGCAGACTGGCATCATCACGCCAATAGTTCTCTCAATTTTTCTCACCACAGTACTGCATCTCACCTCGAACAGCTTCCCATTGGAATAGATGGGAATCTAATAatcatggagcatggaaacagccctttagCCTAACCATGTCCAttctgatcatcaagtacctgtcTGTACTAATGCCAGCTTTCAGCACTCAACTTTCTCTACTGTGGTGCTTCAAGTGCTCGTCTCAACACCACTGAAATGTGAAAGTACCTGTCTCCAATCCCCCTCAGCTGGTGCTGTTCAGATATCTGCATTGCTGAGGTCTTTCTGTTCTTGGTACTTCATGgtgctcccaaaatacatcacctcacattcttcaggtttaaatttcacctgccattgTTCTCCCTactttaccaactcatcaatatagTTTTGTAGCCAAAGACTGCCCTTTTCACAAGCAACAaccccactaattttcatgtcatctgcaaacttactaagcgtatctcctacattcacatccagatcattaatgtgtaTAGCAAACAAAAGGTCCCAGCAATGATTGCTGTGATGCACCACTGGTCATGAGCTTCCAATCACTAAAACAACACTCAGCCATCACCTTCTGCCTCTTAACaccagccagttttggatctaatttgcttTTGACCACCTTTTGGCCCAGTTTCCTATTTAGAATCTTCTTAAAGGCCCTACTGAAGTTCACGTAAAtgactgcatcacctcacatttggctaCCTTCCTGAAATATTCAATTAGaaagacaggatcttcccttaacaaaacATGCTtactatccttgattaatcccatccctcagaattttcttcCATCTTCAATTCCAGCTTACCTTTCACCATTGTGGGAACAAATTGGCCCTGAACTCATGTTTTAATGACCCTTCCTGGTCAAATGTAGACTTGCCTGCAAGTACTTGTGACCAGTACATGTGCTTGATTCAGTATTATCACATTGAAATCTGCTttcccccaattcaggaccttaatttccagtCTGTTTTCCAAAACAACTTTAAATCTTAGGTTTTTGGTTATTAATTtagaggatgaaaggtgaaattgttcaacctttgtcatctgcactCCAGAAACAATAATCACTCCAAACTTGATCACTTACTGAACTGGAGTATGCAGCAACATTTGTGTATGCACACATTCAGAGACCAACTTCCAATTCGTCAATTTATTCAATGATGCATAAAAGAACCCTACTTTAAACACCTGCAAAACAAACGTCTTCATTGAATTTGCTTCCTCTGCATAACATCACCTGTCAAAAGATCCGTGCTAAGATTCTGGAATAAATGTGCCACTCCTCCATATCACAGGAAGCAGCTCTCAGTGAAGTAAAATATcaatgaaattcatcatcactGCTCAAGGTCTATCAGaaaacagtgatccctgctcCTGCACGTTTCAAAGATGCCTATATAGCTTAGAGCACTGGACTGGTACAACAAActgctatctctgcaaaatcctccaaattcactggtagGATAAATGTCCTCTCCTATATGGACAAGTCCCAGCAGAGGCTCTCATTACTTGGCCACTTCCAGCGGGCAGACCCAAATCTTTCATGTGCCTGACAACTGACTCCCATAAGATGCATTCTATGTTCTACCAGAGCAAGAGGATAGAGGAAACTATTCAAagttgttctcaaagcctctctgaAGAGATGTAACATCCTCACCGACTCATGAGGATTCCTGACCCACATCCACTTGAAATGAGTGTGTTTGAGTGGGAAATGGGAACCACAAGTCCCTTTGCAACATGCAGAAGTCCAGCAAAAATAGTGGAAGAAACTCACTGTTTCCCACCTGGCCACCTTGTGAAACATCTCCTACGCCTGTCTGAGGGCCCCATTTAgccttatcagccacctcagaacccacaatgtAAGCTTTAAGGAGGAATATTGTTTTCTTTAGCATACTAAT comes from Pristis pectinata isolate sPriPec2 chromosome 13, sPriPec2.1.pri, whole genome shotgun sequence and encodes:
- the cog8 gene encoding conserved oligomeric Golgi complex subunit 8 isoform X1, coding for MAALGIDVEDESILASIFRDSFPENWRENPDFTMYLSELSSYGVDKLNREPERLAEERAQILQQTQELAFCNYKTFIKTAECTKEIYRDFGLVEKHVSAVLDKLPGLSEKCKQFIKETEETGASRRMNSLTLNRHTEILEILEIPQLMDTCVRNCYYEEALELASYVKRLEKKYSSIPVIQGIVNEVRSSAQLMLNQLIQQLRTNIQLPACLRVIGYLRRMDVFTEAELRIKFLQARDAWLKSILGSISDSDPYFHITKTVEACRVHLFDIITQYRAIFSDEDPLLLSNNHTVNESAIFHGWVVQKVSEFLGTLELDLQKGVGSRLDSLLGQCMYFGLSFSRVGADFRGQLAPMFQKVAMNTFAKAVQEAVEKFQEDMNLYTLISPPSMLGSTIPITLPTEQPGTLQPPMVLLDFPPLACFLNNNLAAFNDLRLCCPVALAQEVAMCLEDGLVKVTKLILAFHRAEETAFSVKEQELFVQFCVTFTEDLVPYLNRCLQVLFPPAQLAQILGVPPTQVHKYGSIGSINKGVILELLDFILPKKEIIIPPKNGLDEELEQILTVESTLHSPGLEPKSEILSEQYSPVLSSAVLSGGTEQVKPGMPDVVGQRAEVQQRSTELKRSMGDLRSLYMLSDGGDQLRYSHSCKMNPCPGAGKTHAETHQSSCRTLGSYNLLISVRPGVLRSSAGLG
- the cog8 gene encoding conserved oligomeric Golgi complex subunit 8 isoform X2, producing the protein MAALGIDVEDESILASIFRDSFPENWRENPDFTMYLSELSSYGVDKLNREPERLAEERAQILQQTQELAFCNYKTFIKTAECTKEIYRDFGLVEKHVSAVLDKLPGLSEKCKQFIKETEETGASRRMNSLTLNRHTEILEILEIPQLMDTCVRNCYYEEALELASYVKRLEKKYSSIPVIQGIVNEVRSSAQLMLNQLIQQLRTNIQLPACLRVIGYLRRMDVFTEAELRIKFLQARDAWLKSILGSISDSDPYFHITKTVEACRVHLFDIITQYRAIFSDEDPLLLSNNHTVNESAIFHGWVVQKVSEFLGTLELDLQKGVGSRLDSLLGQCMYFGLSFSRVGADFRGQLAPMFQKVAMNTFAKAVQEAVEKFQEDMNLYTLISPPSMLGSTIPITLPTEQPGTLQPPMVLLDFPPLACFLNNNLAAFNDLRLCCPVALAQEVAMCLEDGLVKVTKLILAFHRAEETAFSVKEQELFVQFCVTFTEDLVPYLNRCLQVLFPPAQLAQILGVPPTQVHKYGSIGSINKGVILELLDFILPKKEIIIPPKNGLDEELEQILTVESTLHSPGLEPKSEILSEQYSPVLSSAVLSGGTEQVKPGMPDVVGQRAEDGR
- the cog8 gene encoding conserved oligomeric Golgi complex subunit 8 isoform X3 — protein: MAALGIDVEDESILASIFRDSFPENWRENPDFTMYLSELSSYGVDKLNREPERLAEERAQILQQTQELAFCNYKTFIKTAECTKEIYRDFGLVEKHVSAVLDKLPGLSEKCKQFIKETEETGASRRMNSLTLNRHTEILEILEIPQLMDTCVRNCYYEEALELASYVKRLEKKYSSIPVIQGIVNEVRSSAQLMLNQLIQQLRTNIQLPACLRVIGYLRRMDVFTEAELRIKFLQARDAWLKSILGSISDSDPYFHITKTVEACRVHLFDIITQYRAIFSDEDPLLLSNNHTVNESAIFHGWVVQKVSEFLGTLELDLQKGVGSRLDSLLGQCMYFGLSFSRVGADFRGQLAPMFQKVAMNTFAKAVQEAVEKFQEDMNLYTLISPPSMLGSTIPITLPTEQPGTLQPPMVLLDFPPLACFLNNNLAAFNDLRLCCPVALAQEVAMCLEDGLVKVTKLILAFHRAEETAFSVKEQELFVQFCVTFTEDLVPYLNRCLQVLFPPAQLAQILGVPPTQVHKYGSIGSINKGVILELLDFILPKKEIIIPPKNGLDEELEQILTVESTLHSPGLEPKSEILSEQYSPVLSSAVLSGGTEQVKPGMPDVVGQRAEEGHGNNENFSCTFVQTVQKVETGSKIYYLHCKICSHTTNFDVCYRLRAAHISINLLNVTRCYPPFTIVIVILYLLLTFRLLFFVLVR